Below is a window of Leucobacter sp. Psy1 DNA.
CTGCCCTTCCTCACCGAGCACAACGACAAAGACTGAGCGCCGCTCGAACCCCCTCAGCCGGCGTGAGCCGTCGTCGACGCCGCCCAGGCCTCGAGCTTGGCCACGGCTGCACCGCTGTCGATCGCATCGGCTGCGCGCGCGATCTGCTCCGCGAGCCGCTCGAGCATCGGCCGCTCCCCGGATTCCGGATTCGCGAAGAGGTCGAAGGCGACCAGACCGGCCGCGGCGTTCAGCAGCACGATGTCGCGCACGGGGCCACTGTCTCCCGCGAGCGTGCGACGCACAGTGTCCGCATTCTCCTCAGGTGAACCGCCGAGGAGATCGTCGATCTCCGCACGGGCGATCCCGAGATCCCGCGGATCCAAATCGTGCTCGGTCAGCGACCCGCGATTCACCTCCCAGATCCGGGAGTGGCCCGTCGTCGTGAGCTCGTCGAGCCCGTCATCACCGCGGAACACCAGGGCGGACGCGCCCCGGATCCGGAATACGCCGGCGATGAGCGGCGCGCGCTCCGCATCGGCGACACCGACCGCCGACGCTTCCGGACGCACCGGGTTGCAGAGCGGCCCCAGGAAGTTGAACACCGTCGGGATCCCGATCTCCTTGCGCACCGGGGCGACATGGCGGAACCCAGGCAGGAAGCGACCCGCATGCACGAACGCGATCCCCGTCTCCTCGAACGATGAGACGAGGGCAGACTCGTCCAGAGACAGATCGATGCCGAGGGCCGACAGCACGTCCGAGGAACCCGACTTGCTGCTCGCCGCACGGTTGCCGTGCTTGACGATCGGCACTCCGGCTGCTGCGGCCACAATGGCGGACATCGACGAGACGTTCACGGTACCGAAGCGGTCGCCTCCCGTGCCGACGATGTCGAGTGATGCGGCAGGGAGGGCGAGCGGGAGCGCCTCGGCGAGAATCGCGTCGCGGAATCCGACGATCTCGTCGACCGTGACGCCCTTCGCGCGGAGCGCCACGAGAAACGCGCCGATCTGCGCGGGCGAAGCGGATCCCGTCATGATCTGGGCCATCGCCCACTCAGCCTGCGACACGCTGATGTCGTCGCCCTCCAGGAGCGAGGTGAGAATCGTCGGCCAGGTCCGTGCGTCCGTCATGACGCCCAGTCTATCCGCGCGTCCACGGGGACAGCGCGCGGATGAACCCCCGCACCTCTCTCACGACGCGTGCGCGAGGCGGGCACCGGCGCACATTCCGATGCTCAGGAAACGGTAGGGTGGTCTGAGGACACCGATGGAAGTTCGGCGCGCCGATCCGAAATGGAATTCGCACACCAAACTTTCAGCCATAATGGAGGAGTGACGACGACCACTATGAATACCCAGTCAGCCGTGCCCACGGTGCAGCGACCGAATACGGTCGCCGTCGGTACGATCGTGTGGCTCGGCAGCGAGGTCATGTTCTTCGCGGGGCTCTTCGCGATCTACTTCACGCTGCGCGCCATGAACCCAGAACTCTGGGCGGAGCAAGTCGAGAAGCACAACTTCACGTTCGCCCTGATCAACACGTTGATCCTGGTCGCGTCCTCCTTCACGTGCCAGGCAGGCGTCTTCGCAGCAGAACGCGGCCAGCCGCGTGCGACCGGCGCCAGCCCGCGCAACTGGGGAACCGTCGAGTGGTTCTTCCTGACCTTCTTCATGGGCGCGGTGTTCGTGTCCGGTCAGGTCTGGGAGTACGCGACGTTCGTGTCCGAGGGGATCACCCTCCCGTCCGACCCCTACGGTTCCGCCTTCTACATGACCACCGGTTTCCACGGCATTCACGTGGCACTCGGCCTCATCGCCTTCCTGCTGGTCATCGGGCGCATCTACGCAGTGAAGAACTTCGGCCACAAGGAGGAGACCTCCGCCATCGTCGTGTCGTACTACTGGCACTTCGTTGACATCGTGTGGATCATCCTGTTCTTCGTCATCTACGTCCTCGACATCCTCTAGATCGGTCAGGAGAAATCGACATCAGGGCTCGCGCCAAGAAAAACGTTCGAAAGTCAGGCCGACGGCACCCCCTGGCCACCGCTGCGCTCGTCGCGGTCGGCCTGCTCGTCACGGGTGCCGCGTACGCCGGCTTCAGCCAGACCTCCGCGACCGCCGAGGTGGACCTCACGTCCCAGCAGACCATCGAAGAGGGGCGCAAGCTCTTCGGAGCAAACTGCGCCACCTGTCACGGCACCGGCGCGCAGGGCACTGAAGAGGGCCCGTCGCTGATCGGCTCCGGCGCCGCTTCGGTCCACTTCCAGGTGGACACCGGCCGCATGCCACTCGCCTACCAGGGCCCTCAGGGAATGGTGAAGCCGAAGCAGTTCACCGAGGAGCAGACGCTCCAGATGGCCGCTTACGTCGCGTCGCTCGCCCCTGGCCCCGGCCTCCCCGAGTCGCAGTACCTCACCGCGGACGATTCGAACGACATCGCCAACGGCGGCGTTCTGTTCCGCATCAACTGCGCGATGTGCCACAACGTCGCAGCTGCGGGCGGCGCGTTGACCGAGGGCAAGTTCGCTCCCCCGCTCGGCGGCGTCGAGCCGTCGCACATCTACGAAGCCATGGTGACCGGCCCGCAGAACATGCCCGTCTTCAACGACGCGAACCTGTCGCCGCAGGACAAGGCGGACATCATCTCGTACCTGAAGTACCTCGAGAACGAGCCCACCGTCGGCGGCTTCTCGCTCGGTTCGATCGGCCCCGTCGCCGAGGGTATGTTCATCTGGGTGCTGGGCCTCGGCGCGATCGTGGGCCTCACCGTGTGGGTAACCGCGAAGTCGAACTAGTCAGCGGAGTTCGCAGAGTTTCATGAGTCAGGAATCAAGGAGCAACATGGCAGAGGAAGCGCAGAACAACGGCAGCGACGGCGCCGTTGTCGCCGCCCATGGCCACGGCGACGGCGGGGTGTCCGCCGGTACGGCGGTGATCGCCTCCGACGCCGTGCAGAACCCGGGCCTTCCCCCGCACCGGCAGCGCGTCACCGACACCAACCCGAAGAAGGCGAAGGGTGCCGAGCGCACCGTCTACACGCTCTTCTACCTGTCGATCGTCGGGAGCCTGGGCGCCGTACTCGCCTACATGTTCTTCCCGATGGAATCGGGCGAGCTGCTCGATATCCGGCTGCACACACTCTTCGTCGGACTCGGCATGGCACTCGGCCTGCTCGCCCTCGGCATCGGTGCGGTCCACTGGGGCAAGGCGCTCATGGCGGACCACGAGTCGATCGATGAGCGGCACCCGGTCGCCAGCTCCGAAGAGGTGCGTCAGGACTCCGCCGAGATCTTCAAGATCGCCGACGAGGAATCCGGTTTCTCGCGTCGCTCGCTCGTGCGGAACAGCCTGATCGGCGCTCTCGTCGCCTTCCCGCTGCCCGGCATCACTCTGCTCCGCAGCCTTGCCCCGCAGGACCGCGACCCCGTGCAGCTGCTGAAGCACACGATGTGGGACACCGGGGTTCGCCTCGCCCGCGATCCCTCCGGAGTGCCGATCCGCGCTAGTGAGGTCACCATCGGCTCCGCCTTCCACGTGATCCCCGAGACGCTGAACCACAGCGACTTCGAAGAGCTCAGCCTCGACGAGCGCGGTGGCAGCGAGACGCTGCTCGACGCCAAGGCGAAGGCCATCGTCCTCCTGATGCGTCTCGATCAGTCCGACCTCAAGGAAGACGACGACCGCAAGGACTGGTCCTACAACGGCATCGTCGCGTACTCCAAGGTCTGCACGCACGTCGGCTGCCCCGTGGCACTCTACGAGCAGCACACCCACCACCTCCTCTGCCCCTGCCACCAGTCGCAGTTCGACGTCTCCGAGCACGCGAAGGTCATCTTCGGACCTGCGAAGCGACCGCTTCCGCAGTTGCCGATCACGGTGGACGACGAGGGCTACCTCGTCGCTCAGAGTGATTTCCACGAACCTGTCGGCCCGAGCTTCTGGGAGCGCCTCAAGTGAGCAGCACCGCAACTACGAAACCCGCCGCGACCGGATCGAGCCGATTCACCTCGAAGGCCGCGACCTACATTGACGATCGCACCAAGGTCGGCGTTGCCGTCAAGGAGTTCGGCCGGAAGGTCTTCCCCGACCACTGGTCGTTCCTGCTCGGCGAGGTCGCGCTGTACAGCTTCGTCGTCATCCTCATCTCGGGTACGTTCCTGACGCTGTTCTTCCAGGCGTCCATGGCCGAGGTCCACTACACCGGCCCCTACACGCCCATGAAGGGTGTCGAGATGTCCGTCGCGATGGCGTCGACACTCGACATCTCGTTCTCGGTGCGCGGCGGTCTGCTCATGCGGCACGTGCACCACTGGGCAGCCCTGCTCTTCGTGGCGTCGATCGGCCTGCACATGCTCCGCATCTTCTTCACGGGTGCGTTCCGCAAGCCGCGCGAGCTCAACTGGGTCATCGGCTTCGTGCTGTTCGTCCTGGCCATGGCAGAGGGCTTCACGGGCTACTCGCTTCCCGATGACGTGCTCTCCGGCAACGGCCTGCGCATCATCGACGGCATCATCAAGGCGATCCCGGTCGTCGGCACCTACCTCTCCTACTTCTTCTTCGGAGGAGAGTTCCCCGGCACCGATATTGTCGGACGTCTGTACATGCTCCACATCATGGTGCTGCCGGCGCTGGTGATCCTCTTCATCGCCCTGCACCTCGCCTTCGTGGTCATCCACAAGCACACCCAGTACCCCGGACCGGGTAAAACGGAGCAGAACGTCGTCGGTTTCCCCGTGCTGCCGGTGTACGCAGCGAAGGCCGGTGGCTTCTTCTTCATCGTCTTCGGTGTGATCCTGCTGATCGCCTCCTTCTTCGGTATCAACGCGATCTGGGATTACGGCCCCTACGACCCGTCCCCCGTGTCGGCAGGTACCCAGCCCGACTGGTACATCGGCTTCGCCGACGGCATGCTGCGACTGGTGCCGCCGGGTCTGGAGACCGAGTGGTTCGGCTACACCTGGTCATGGAACATGCTCATTCCGCTCGCGCTGATCGGTCTCTTCCTCGTCCTCGTTGCGCTGTACCCGTTCATCGAGGCGTGGATCACCGGTGACAAGCGAGAGCACCACATCCTCGATCGTCCGCGCAATGCGCCGACCCGTACCGCGATCGGTGCCGCAGGTGTGACGTTCTACGGTGTGATGTGGGCGGGCGCCAGCTCCGACCTCATGGCGACGCACTTCCAGCTCTCCATGGAGGGCGTGATCCACGCGCTGCAGTTCTGCCTCATCTTCGGGCCGTTCATCGCCTACTTCCTGACGAAGCGGATCTGCCTCGGTCTGCAGAAGAAGGACCGTTCGATCGCACTCCACGGCTACGAGTCCGGACGTATCGTCCGCCTCCCCGGTGGCGAGTACATCGAGGTTCACAAGCCCGTGAGTGAGTACGAGCGCTGGGAGCTGGTCAGCTACACCGACTACGCCCCCCTGATGCTCCGCCCGAACGACCAGGGCCGGATCCCGTTCTCGCAGCGTCTCCGCGCCGGCTTCAGCCGCTGGTTCTTCGAGGATCGCATCGTTCCCCCGAGCCAGGGCGAGATCGACAGCCAGGACGGGCACCACTAAGAACCGTCTCCGAAGAGGGACGGGCAGCACCGACGTGCTGCCCGTCCCTCTTCGCGTATCTGGATTCTCCGTGAACGAGCATCCAGTAAGGTCAACACGATGCAGTGGAGCATCTAGCCGTTGAGCGTCTGGGGCGAAGCAGCCCAGACGTGGTGGAAGACGTTCCTCCCTCTCGGCTTCGCCCTCGTCGCCGAGTGCCTGCTCGTGTTCGCAGCGGGCATGCCGACCGACCACGGGCAACGCGCTTCACTCCTCCAGGTCTCGTCCATCGCTCCGGAGACTGCCGCTCGAGTCGGCGGTGGCGTCGATCTTCTGACCCGGATCGGGCTTGCCACTCTCCTGCTCGTCGCGTTCCTCGCCGGCTTCGCCGCCTGCATGGCTCTTACACCGTGCACCGCGGGACCTCTCCCGCCCTAGTCCGCGCCGCTGAGCAGGACGCGCCGCGCACCGCGGTACCCGCACTCGTTCCTCGGCTTCTTGGGCGGCACCGGATTCTACGCGAATGCGGGCGACATCTTCGCACCGTACCGGGGCGCCGCGATCGGCCTCACGCTCGCATCGGTGCTGCTTCTTGCCGGCGCTTTGGTCTGGAACGTCTTCCGCGGACCCCGAGATGCATCCCCGGGCAGGGGCTGAGGGTCGCCCTGATGGGGCCGGCGGGGATCAGTGAACTTCGTTGGGATGCTCACATCAGGCGTCGGTGGCGAGCAGTGACGCGGCGGCATCGTCGAGCAGTGCACTGAGCGTTTCACCCGAGTGCGCGATGAATCTCTGCAGCAGGGGCTCGAGGGACTCCTGCAACTGCGGATCCCGAGCGACCGCGATCGCTTGCATGAGGAGTCGATTGCGGCCCGTGTGCGGCTCGACAGTGCGACCGGTATTCCCGTCCCTGGAGTCTTCTGCGGGCACGGCGAAGGCGCGTGCGCAGCAGGAGAGGAAGAGGTCCCGTTTGGTGGCGAAGCTCGCGTAGAGGTGTGGCTGCGGCACGTCGGCACGAGCGGCGATGGCCGAGGTGCTCGCCCCGTGGTAGCCGAAGAGGCCGAACTCGATGAGTCCGGCCTCCAGGAGACGCTCCCGGTTCTCACCGGGTCTGCGTCGAGGACGACGCTGGGTCATGTTCACTCGAGATCGAGGACCTTACGGTAGTGCTCCCCCTGCACCTCGAAGCCGCGGTGGTTGAAGAACGATCCGATCCGCGAGGTCGAGGCTGAGAGCTGGCGGACTCCACGACCCATGCAGTAGTGCTCGTTCGCCTGGATGAGACGGTCGCCGACCCCGTGCCCGCGTGCCGACTCATCGACGACGATTTCCTGCAGGTGGGCGGTCAGGCCTGCTGCGTGCAGCAGGCGGGAGACGGTCATCAGCGAGTACCCGACGATCTTGCCGTCGATCTCGGAGACGAACAGGACGTTCGTCTCCTGATCCCGCTTGCGCAGCACGTTGTCCAGAGCGATGTTGAACTCGTCCCGGCCGATCGGGTCGCGCCCGGTCTGGTACTGCAGGGCGAGCTCGAACAGCGACTGGGCGTCGTCGATGGCTCCGCGGCGAATCTTCACAGTCATGGTCTTCCCGTCTTATCGTGCGAAGTGGCCGCGGTAGTACTCGTACACCCAGCCCACGATCGAGACGAGCACCAGCGGGGCCATGAAGAAGCTGAGCCAGAAGAAGCCCCAGCTCATGGCGAGTCCGAGTACCACGACGGAGCAGGCGAAGGCCAGAACGAGGGGCCACCAGCTCCAGGGGCTGAACTCGCCCTGCTCGGGGTCACCGTCGTCGATATCGGCGTGCTCCATGTCTTCGACGAGCTGCCCGCCCTGCTTGCGCTTGGCGAGACCGAGGTAGAACGCGATGAACGCGGTCAGTGCACCCGACAGCAGGATCGGCGTGAACACGGGCCACTGGAAGGCGTTGCCTTCCAGGTGGTTCCACACCGCGTAAATGCCGGCGACGAGCACCAGGTAAGCCGTCAGGATCCAGAAGATGACGATGTTGGACTTCATATCGGGTGTCTCCTCGAAACCTTAGTGCTGGGCCGTGACCGGTCGCGCCGGCTGCTCGATACCGCTGACCTCGGGGTGGTTGAGGTCGAACGCGGGCGATTCGGTGCGAATGCGCGGGATCGAGGTGAAGTTGTGGCGCGGGGGCGGGCAGGACGTCGCCCACTCGAGCGAGCGGCCGAAGCCCCACGGGTCGTTGACCTCGACCTTGGGCGCACGACGGGCGGTGATGTACACGTTCAGGAGGAACGGGATCATCGACGCGCCCAGGATCATGGCACCGACGGTAGACACCTGGTTGCCCCAGGTGATGCCGTCCTCGGGCAGGTAGGTGTAGTACCGACGGGGCATCGCCATGACACCGAGCCAGTGCTGCACGAGGAAGGTGGTGTGGAAGCCGATGAACAGCACCCAGAAGTGGATCTTGCCGAGGCGCTCGTTGAGCATCTTTCCGGTCCACTTCGGCCACCAGAAGTAGAATCCGGCGAACATCGCGAAGACCACGGTGCCGAAGACGACGTAGTGGAAGTGCGCGACGACGAAGTAGGTGTCGGAGAGGTGGAAGTCGAGCGCGGGCGATGCGAGGATCACGCCGGTGAGACCGCCGAAGACGAACGTCACGAGGAACCCGAGCGACCAGAGCATGGGCGTCTCGAAGGTGATCGAGCCCCGCCACATCGTGCCGATCCAGTTGAAGATCTTTACACCCGTCGGAACGGCGATGAGCATCGTCATCAGCGCGAAGAACGGCAGGAGCACCGAACCGGTGACGTACATGTGGTGCGCCCACACCGTCATCGAGAGCGCGGCGATCGCGATCGTCGCGTAGATCAGCGTCTTGTACCCGAAGATCGGCTTGCGACTGAAGACCGGGAAGATCTCGGAGACGATGCCGAAGAACGGCAGCGCGATGATGTAGACCTCAGGGTGTCCGAAGAACCAGAACAGGTGCTGCCAGAGGATCGCTCCGCCCTCGCCCGTATAGATCTGGGCGTGGAAGATGCGGTCGGCGGCGAGTCCGAACATCGCGGCGGCGAGGACCGGGAATGCCAGGAGGATGAGGATCGAGGTCACCAGGGTGTTCCAGGTGAAGATCGACATGCGCCACATGGTCATACCGGGAGCGCGCATCGTGATGATGGTCGTGATGAAGTTCACGCCGCCCATGATCGTGCCGAAGCCGCTGATGCCGAGCCCCAGCACCCACAAGTTGCCACCCACGCCCGGTGAGAATGTCATGTCCGAGAGTGGAGCATAGGCGAACCAGCCGAACGACGCCGCACCCTGCGGGGTGAGGAAGCCGCCGACGGCGATCAACGAGCCGAAGGTGTAAAGCCAGAAGGCGAATGCGTTGAGTCGCGGGAACGCGACGTCGGGGGCACCGATCTGCAGTGGCATCATGACGTTGGCGAAGCCTGCGAAGAGCGGCGTCGCGAACATCAGCAGCATGATGGTGCCGTGCATGGTGAAGAGCTGGTTGTACTGCTCCTTGGTCGGGATGATCTCCAGACCAGGGGCGAACAGCTGCGCACGAATGAGCAGAGCCATGAGCCCGCCGATGAGGAACCACACCACCGAGCTGATCAGATACATGTATCCGATCACCTTGTGGTCTGTGGAGGTGATCCACGAGACGACGACGTTACCTTTTTTCATGATTCAGCGTCTCTCTCGTTACTCGTTGTGTGCCTCGGCCTCGTCACCGAAGAAGCGATCCTGATTGGGGTTCAGGTCGGCAGGGGCCAGGCCCTGGTTCTCCGGGTTCGCACGAAGCTCGGCGATCTTCTGCTCGTACTCGTCCTGTTCGAGCACCTGCACCTCGAAAAGCATCATCGAGTGGTACTCGCCGCAGAGTTCGGCGCACTTGCCGGTGAAGGTGCCGGTCTTCTCCGGGGTAAACGTCATGTAGTTGGTCTGACCGGGGATCATGTCCTTCTTGTAGAGGAACTCGACGACCCAGAACGAGTGAATCACGTCACGCGTCTCGAGGCGGATCTCCGTGGTCTGATCGACCGGAAGGTACAGGACCGGCATGGTCTCTTCCTTGGGCGAGCCCTCGCTGTCGGTCTCGACCTGGACTCCCGAGAAGTGGACGTCCTCATTCACGTAGTTGAAGTCCCACGCCCAGCGCTTGCCGTAGACCTCGACGATATTGTCGGGGTTCTCCTCGCGCGTCTCGATCTTCGTCTGCTCCTGCGCGGTGAACGCGAAGAACCCGAGCACCAGGATGACGGGGACGACGGTGAAGAACACTTCGATCGGCATGTTGTAGCGCATCTGCACCGGCAGGCCCGTCTGGCCCTTCCGGCGACGGTACGCGACCGTGGCCCAGATGATCAGGCCCCACGTGATGACGCCGACGGCGAGCAGCACGATCCACGACGTCACCCACAGACCGGTGATGCCGTCAGTGTGGTTGGTGGCTCCCTCGGAACCCTCCGGCAAGAAGCCGCGCTGCTGCTCGGGGGTGCAGCCGGCGAGGGCGAGCGCAGCCGCCAATGCTACCGGGGCCGCAACCCATTTCATTCGACGATTGGAACGCACCGCATACCTTTCGAAACGTTTCTCGCCCACACGCAGGCAGGCAAAGCTGATGACTCCCTGACAGCTTAGCGTGATTGGCAGGCCCGCCAGAACTCAGCACCGGGCGTGGTGAAAATTCTGGCGGGATCGCGGATCAGCTGAAGCTGTCGCCGCAGGCGCAGCTGCCCTGGGCGTTGGGATTGTCGATGGTGAAGCCCTGCTTCTGAATGGTGTCCTCGAAGTCGATCTGGGCACCGCTCAGGTAGGGAATGCTCATCTGGTCGACGACGACGCCGACGCCGTCGAAATCGACGACTGCGTCGTTCTCGAGGAACCGCTCGTCGAAGAAGAGCTGGTAGATCAGGCCGGAGCAGCCTCCGGGCTGCACGGCGATGCGGAGGCGCAGGTCGTCTCGCCCCTCCTGGGCCAGCAGGCTCTTCACCTTCTGCTGGGCAGCGTCGGACAGGCCGACCTGATGTGCCGGCGCCGTATCGGTCGTCGGTGTGATGGTTTCGGTGCTCATTACACGCTCCTCTGTCATCGTGGAACCGTCCGCTCCAGTCTACCTTCCGCGCGGCCTTCCGAGCTCACCTCGGAGCGCCGGTTTCTTCGGGCGCAGACGTGGCGCACGCGCGCACGGTATTCTGGTCCGGTATGCACGCGGAACGATCCGCGTCGAGAGAGAGGAAATGCGTGGCGAAGAAGGACTCTGCCGGTGGCGCACCCGCGGACGGACAGCCCGAAGCCGACCGGCAGGCCCAGCTCGGCAAGGGCCGCGCGACCCCGAGCCGTAAGCAGTCCCAGGCGGCACGGGCGCAGCCGCTCGTCGGGGGCCGAGACAAGGCCGCGATCAAGGCGCAGCGTCAGCAGCAGGCCTCCGCGCGCGAACGGGCCCGCGTCGGCATGATGCAGGGCGACGAGCGCTACCTCACGGTTCGCGATCGCGGCCCGCAGCGTCGCTACGTCCGGGACTATGTCGATGCGCGGTGGAGCGTGGGCGAGCTGCTCATCCCAGCCATGCTGCTGGTGCTCCTCATGACGTTCATTCCCGGGCCGATCCAGGTGTACAGCATCTTCATCATCTGGGGCTTCCTGGGTCTCGCGATTCTCGACGCGGTGCTCCTCGGCGTGCGCCTGAAGGGGAAGCTCGCGGCGAAGTTCGGCGGTGAGGAGAAGGTGCAGCGCGGCTTCCGCTGGTACGCGGCGATGCGCGCCTTCCAGTTCCGGCCGCTGCGCATGCCGAAGCCGCAGGTCAAGCGGGGCAAGTTCCCCGAGTAGGCCGAGCCGGCACTACTCCAGCGGCGGGTGCGCGATCCTTCGGGATGCGCGCACCCGCCGCTGTCTGTAGTCGCGACGCCAGCGGCCAGCAGGACCCAGTGGGGATGCGCTATGCCGCGTTGCCGCGCCAGCCGGAACGCACAAGACCCGCGTTGACGGCGCG
It encodes the following:
- the ctaD gene encoding cytochrome c oxidase subunit I, giving the protein MKKGNVVVSWITSTDHKVIGYMYLISSVVWFLIGGLMALLIRAQLFAPGLEIIPTKEQYNQLFTMHGTIMLLMFATPLFAGFANVMMPLQIGAPDVAFPRLNAFAFWLYTFGSLIAVGGFLTPQGAASFGWFAYAPLSDMTFSPGVGGNLWVLGLGISGFGTIMGGVNFITTIITMRAPGMTMWRMSIFTWNTLVTSILILLAFPVLAAAMFGLAADRIFHAQIYTGEGGAILWQHLFWFFGHPEVYIIALPFFGIVSEIFPVFSRKPIFGYKTLIYATIAIAALSMTVWAHHMYVTGSVLLPFFALMTMLIAVPTGVKIFNWIGTMWRGSITFETPMLWSLGFLVTFVFGGLTGVILASPALDFHLSDTYFVVAHFHYVVFGTVVFAMFAGFYFWWPKWTGKMLNERLGKIHFWVLFIGFHTTFLVQHWLGVMAMPRRYYTYLPEDGITWGNQVSTVGAMILGASMIPFLLNVYITARRAPKVEVNDPWGFGRSLEWATSCPPPRHNFTSIPRIRTESPAFDLNHPEVSGIEQPARPVTAQH
- the erpA gene encoding iron-sulfur cluster insertion protein ErpA yields the protein MSTETITPTTDTAPAHQVGLSDAAQQKVKSLLAQEGRDDLRLRIAVQPGGCSGLIYQLFFDERFLENDAVVDFDGVGVVVDQMSIPYLSGAQIDFEDTIQKQGFTIDNPNAQGSCACGDSFS
- the coxB gene encoding cytochrome c oxidase subunit II, which gives rise to MKWVAAPVALAAALALAGCTPEQQRGFLPEGSEGATNHTDGITGLWVTSWIVLLAVGVITWGLIIWATVAYRRRKGQTGLPVQMRYNMPIEVFFTVVPVILVLGFFAFTAQEQTKIETREENPDNIVEVYGKRWAWDFNYVNEDVHFSGVQVETDSEGSPKEETMPVLYLPVDQTTEIRLETRDVIHSFWVVEFLYKKDMIPGQTNYMTFTPEKTGTFTGKCAELCGEYHSMMLFEVQVLEQDEYEQKIAELRANPENQGLAPADLNPNQDRFFGDEAEAHNE
- a CDS encoding GNAT family N-acetyltransferase; its protein translation is MTVKIRRGAIDDAQSLFELALQYQTGRDPIGRDEFNIALDNVLRKRDQETNVLFVSEIDGKIVGYSLMTVSRLLHAAGLTAHLQEIVVDESARGHGVGDRLIQANEHYCMGRGVRQLSASTSRIGSFFNHRGFEVQGEHYRKVLDLE
- a CDS encoding cytochrome c oxidase subunit 4, translated to MKSNIVIFWILTAYLVLVAGIYAVWNHLEGNAFQWPVFTPILLSGALTAFIAFYLGLAKRKQGGQLVEDMEHADIDDGDPEQGEFSPWSWWPLVLAFACSVVVLGLAMSWGFFWLSFFMAPLVLVSIVGWVYEYYRGHFAR
- a CDS encoding ubiquinol-cytochrome c reductase iron-sulfur subunit; the protein is MAEEAQNNGSDGAVVAAHGHGDGGVSAGTAVIASDAVQNPGLPPHRQRVTDTNPKKAKGAERTVYTLFYLSIVGSLGAVLAYMFFPMESGELLDIRLHTLFVGLGMALGLLALGIGAVHWGKALMADHESIDERHPVASSEEVRQDSAEIFKIADEESGFSRRSLVRNSLIGALVAFPLPGITLLRSLAPQDRDPVQLLKHTMWDTGVRLARDPSGVPIRASEVTIGSAFHVIPETLNHSDFEELSLDERGGSETLLDAKAKAIVLLMRLDQSDLKEDDDRKDWSYNGIVAYSKVCTHVGCPVALYEQHTHHLLCPCHQSQFDVSEHAKVIFGPAKRPLPQLPITVDDEGYLVAQSDFHEPVGPSFWERLK
- a CDS encoding cytochrome bc complex cytochrome b subunit, coding for MSSTATTKPAATGSSRFTSKAATYIDDRTKVGVAVKEFGRKVFPDHWSFLLGEVALYSFVVILISGTFLTLFFQASMAEVHYTGPYTPMKGVEMSVAMASTLDISFSVRGGLLMRHVHHWAALLFVASIGLHMLRIFFTGAFRKPRELNWVIGFVLFVLAMAEGFTGYSLPDDVLSGNGLRIIDGIIKAIPVVGTYLSYFFFGGEFPGTDIVGRLYMLHIMVLPALVILFIALHLAFVVIHKHTQYPGPGKTEQNVVGFPVLPVYAAKAGGFFFIVFGVILLIASFFGINAIWDYGPYDPSPVSAGTQPDWYIGFADGMLRLVPPGLETEWFGYTWSWNMLIPLALIGLFLVLVALYPFIEAWITGDKREHHILDRPRNAPTRTAIGAAGVTFYGVMWAGASSDLMATHFQLSMEGVIHALQFCLIFGPFIAYFLTKRICLGLQKKDRSIALHGYESGRIVRLPGGEYIEVHKPVSEYERWELVSYTDYAPLMLRPNDQGRIPFSQRLRAGFSRWFFEDRIVPPSQGEIDSQDGHH
- the trpD gene encoding anthranilate phosphoribosyltransferase codes for the protein MTDARTWPTILTSLLEGDDISVSQAEWAMAQIMTGSASPAQIGAFLVALRAKGVTVDEIVGFRDAILAEALPLALPAASLDIVGTGGDRFGTVNVSSMSAIVAAAAGVPIVKHGNRAASSKSGSSDVLSALGIDLSLDESALVSSFEETGIAFVHAGRFLPGFRHVAPVRKEIGIPTVFNFLGPLCNPVRPEASAVGVADAERAPLIAGVFRIRGASALVFRGDDGLDELTTTGHSRIWEVNRGSLTEHDLDPRDLGIARAEIDDLLGGSPEENADTVRRTLAGDSGPVRDIVLLNAAAGLVAFDLFANPESGERPMLERLAEQIARAADAIDSGAAVAKLEAWAASTTAHAG
- a CDS encoding TetR/AcrR family transcriptional regulator — translated: MTQRRPRRRPGENRERLLEAGLIEFGLFGYHGASTSAIAARADVPQPHLYASFATKRDLFLSCCARAFAVPAEDSRDGNTGRTVEPHTGRNRLLMQAIAVARDPQLQESLEPLLQRFIAHSGETLSALLDDAAASLLATDA
- a CDS encoding c-type cytochrome → MRARAKKNVRKSGRRHPLATAALVAVGLLVTGAAYAGFSQTSATAEVDLTSQQTIEEGRKLFGANCATCHGTGAQGTEEGPSLIGSGAASVHFQVDTGRMPLAYQGPQGMVKPKQFTEEQTLQMAAYVASLAPGPGLPESQYLTADDSNDIANGGVLFRINCAMCHNVAAAGGALTEGKFAPPLGGVEPSHIYEAMVTGPQNMPVFNDANLSPQDKADIISYLKYLENEPTVGGFSLGSIGPVAEGMFIWVLGLGAIVGLTVWVTAKSN
- a CDS encoding heme-copper oxidase subunit III, which codes for MNTQSAVPTVQRPNTVAVGTIVWLGSEVMFFAGLFAIYFTLRAMNPELWAEQVEKHNFTFALINTLILVASSFTCQAGVFAAERGQPRATGASPRNWGTVEWFFLTFFMGAVFVSGQVWEYATFVSEGITLPSDPYGSAFYMTTGFHGIHVALGLIAFLLVIGRIYAVKNFGHKEETSAIVVSYYWHFVDIVWIILFFVIYVLDIL
- a CDS encoding DUF3043 domain-containing protein, translated to MAKKDSAGGAPADGQPEADRQAQLGKGRATPSRKQSQAARAQPLVGGRDKAAIKAQRQQQASARERARVGMMQGDERYLTVRDRGPQRRYVRDYVDARWSVGELLIPAMLLVLLMTFIPGPIQVYSIFIIWGFLGLAILDAVLLGVRLKGKLAAKFGGEEKVQRGFRWYAAMRAFQFRPLRMPKPQVKRGKFPE